A window of Acinonyx jubatus isolate Ajub_Pintada_27869175 chromosome B2, VMU_Ajub_asm_v1.0, whole genome shotgun sequence genomic DNA:
ctggAACTAATATATATTTGActcagccttttattttgattatttatcaGAAAGTTTCTGTTATGAATATAGCTGATTAGGCATGAGGAATCAAAAAACATAAACTGCATCACCTAAAACATAATGCTTTGTTAAAAACTTTAAGTATCTTGAAAGCAGGTAGCTACTGTTTTATTCATGTATAATCCCCATCACCAGTTTCTGGCAAAActtcaagaaattttaattaacaaataacTCAAAAAATTATGGGAAGAATTGCTTGAAGGATATATGGACTATCCACTTTTtgagataaatggatggataggtaTTAAATGCTTTCAGTGACTGTACTTTAGCATGATACTGAAATCACATATGTAAAGACATTTATAAGAAAAAGCCCTATGAAATTTGGTCTTGACATATTATAAGGAGAGTGTTGATAAAAATATTGttcattaggggtgcctgggtggctcagttggttgagcatctgactttggctcaggtcatgatctcctggtctgtgagtttgagccctgtgtcgggctctgtgcggacagcttagagcctggagcctgcttccgattctgtgtctccccctctctctgcccctccaccactcgtgctctgtatctctcaaaaagtaaacaaacataaaaaatttttaaaaagtatattgttCATTATATTATAGTATCCTCTTTATAAGAACCCTCCAAAAGAAATTCCTCTTTCAATactaagctctctctctctctctctctatgtatactctctctatatatacacacacatatatgtatacatatatgtatatatacacatacatatatatatacatacacatacacacaattatatatatgtaattgaaatatagttgacatacaatgttacattagtttcaggtgtacaacatagtgatttgacaaatctatacattatgctatattTACCACGGGTGTAACTATCATCTTTTCACTATACAACACTATTATATCATTGATATactccctgtgctgtacctttcatccctgtgccTTCTTTATTCCCTAACTGGAAGTCTATATCTCCAACCCATTCTCATTTAGGCATTTTGCTCATtcccccactcctctcccttctggcaaccatcaattcgttctatttatggatctgtttctgctttatttattcatttttgttttttaaattccacatttgagtgaaattaaGGTATtagtctttgtctgacttacttcacttagcataataccctctaggtccagccatgttgttgcagatggtaagattttattctctttatgggtaatactccattatatatatttaccacatcttctttattcattcagctaTAGATGGACACTTTGCTTCCTTATTTGGCGACTGCtgaataaacataggggtgcatatatcttttcaaattagtattttcattttctgtgggtAAATAGGTAGGGAAATTACTGGAACATATCTATTTCAACTTGTAATTTTTCAAGGAacttccacagtggccgcactaatttacattgccaccaacagtgcatgagcattcctttttctctgcatccttgccaacacttcctgtttttttcaattttagtcCTTTGGTtaggtgtaagatgatatctcattgtggttttgatttgtatctcctaatggttagtgatgttgatgGGTCTACTGGTCATGTGTAGATCTTCTTTGGGAGAATGtatattcaggtcttttgcccatgtttttatcagatttttctgATGTTGAGTTATagatgttttttatatattttggatgttaaccccttattggatttttttttgcaaatagcttctcccactcagtaggctgccttttcattttgctgatggtttcctttgttgtgcagaagctttgtattttggtatagtccaataatttgttaatttaGTTTAACAGTTTAATTTTCAGGCAATAGTCCTTTCCTAAGGAGACATACCTACAATTACATTGCTAGagttgaggtcaaagagattacttcctattttcttctaggggttttatggttttaggtctcacagttaggtttttccttaatccattttattttttgtattgtgtAAGATAGttatccagtttcattcttttgcatgtagctgtccagtttttccagcacctttattgaggagactgtctttttccccattgtattcttgcctcctttgtcataattgaccatataagcatgggtttatttctaacCTCTCTATTCTATTTATCAATGTTTCAagttttgtgccagtgccatactgttttgattactacagctttgtgtagtatatcttgaaatctgggaaagttttgtttttcttttccaagattgatTTTGCTACTTGGGGCTTTATGTGGTCCCATATATATCTTAGTGTCATTCTGATTCTATGAAAAATACTCtaggtattttgatagagattgcagcAAACCTATAGATTCCTTTGGATAGTAagaacattttagcaatattaatccaatccatgagcatggtatatctttccacttgtttgtgtcatcttcaattttttcattggtgttttagagttttcagagtacagatctttcaccacTTGGGTtaagtttactcctaggtatttttcTGATGCaatttaaatggaattgttttctgaatgtctctttcttttgtcatttgcATATAGAAAGACAacagattttctatatattaggTTTGTATCCTGCACCTTTAGtgaattcactttttatttctaatagttttttggtggagtctatggTTTTGTcttatatcatgtcatctgcaaatagttttatttctttcttaccaatttagatgccttttatttcttttttgttgtctaattgttGTGGCTAGAACTTACAGTACTAATTTGAGTAaatgtggtgagagtggacatctttttttttaatgtttatttttttaaaaaatttttttaatgtttatttttgaaacagagagagacagagcatgaatgggggagggtcagagagagagggagacacagaatcttaaataggctcaggctctgagctgccagcacagagcccaacatgggctcaaactcacgaaccgtgagatcatgacctgagccgaagtcagacgcttaaccaactgagccacccaggagtccctgtttatttattttttgagagagagatagagtgtgagaaggggaggggcagagaaagaggaagacacagaatccaaagcaggctccaggctctgagctgtcagcacagagcctgacatggggcttgaactcacaaaccatgagatcaagacctgagctgaagtcggaggcttaactgagtaagccagccaggcgccctgagaatggacatccttaaGATAGCTCTGCTTTTCCTcagaaatttatttgtattttatgctATGGACATTACCCAATATGTGGATGATTAGATGCTTTACCATATTGGCTACTCAAAAGCTTAAAGTTAAATTTGTAACCACCAGTATAGCAGTGTATTTACATTAATACTGTTTTCCTTTCAATGCTAGCTTCATGTATATTCCTATTCTTGCTCCATTTCAATGGACACTTTTTGTCACATGTTACATATTCTAACAAATCACTAGTATCCTTTttgaaacaaaacaggaaataacgaaactaaaaggcaaactttggaatgggaaaagatatttgcaaatgacaaatgatgatgaagggttagtatccaaaatctattaaaaaaaaaaaactcaacacccaaaaaccaaataatccacttaagaaatgggcacaaaacctgaatagacattttttcaaagtagACACACAGATGACCAAaagacatgtgaaaaaatgctcaacatcattcatcagttttttcattttttttaaaaatgtttttttttttttttttttgagagagacagagtgtgagcaagggaggagcagacagagagggagacacagaatctgaaacaggctccaggctctgagctgtcagaacagagcccgatgcagggctcaaactcacgaactgtgagatcatgacctgagccaaagtctgacgctcaactgactgagcacccaggtgccccactgatacaaatcaaaacttcaaaagatgtcacctcacacctataagaatggttaaaattaacaacacaagaaacaacaggtgttggtgaggatgaagaaaaaggagaaccctcttgcactgttggtggttgatgggaatgcaaactggtacagtcacgaAAAAAGTATGGAGcttccacaaaaagttaaaaaacagaactaccctatgatccaacaatagtactattagatatttacctaaaagatacaaaaatactaatttgaagggacacatgcaccttgatgttttcagcagtattatcaacaatagtcaaattttggaaggagcctaaatgtccattaactgatggatgaataaagaagttgaatacacatgtacacacacacacacacggaatattactcagccatcaaaataatgaaatcttgccagttgcaatgacatggatggaactagaatattttatgctaagcaaaataagtctgagaaaggcaaatcccatatgatttcactcatgtggaatttaaaacagatgaacatggggggggCGGttggaaagagaggcaaaccataaaacaagaCTTTAtgtataaagaacaaacagggttgctggaggggagaaaggaggaggttgAGCTAAATCAGTGATGGGTGTTGGCACTTTTGAGGAGCactgtgttatatgtaagtgataaatcactaaattctcctgaaagtaatattacattatatgtaaactagaatttaaaaaaaacaaacaggaagttGAGAATAAGACTGAATGGCAGGCATCAAAAAGTCAGAAGTGGGGCTATAATTAAATGCAATTACTTAtagtgttttctatttatttttgaagtttcaaAAATAGATCCATACCTAACAAACAATAGAATAAAGCCTTCCAGGACCTtagtaaataaaattcacatCAGCTATTCAAAAATCAAGTTAGGTTAAATAATAGAGAAGACTGGTGAAGAGATACACATCTAACTCATTTTGAGGTGCTTTATTTCTGATCTTGCACTAGATAAGATCTGGGAAAAGCTATCATATAATCAGAACCCTCATGGATTCACTTTCCCTGAGTTTTATTGTTATATACCTGGAATTTATCCAATAATCATCACAATAATTTGATAGATGAAATCCTCTTAAGTGTAATAAAACATTATGACAAATATTCTCAATAGTTTTACATTCTTTATATCAGAGGTCACATATTAGTGACCCCcaaccaacaaatatttttaaaatcatctgtgATATTTGCCAACATGTTATAATTAGAAAAACTTACACACACATGGACATAGTACCTAATTCTTCATTTTAGTGATGCCTAACTACAAAGTGAACATTGACAAAATGAACATTGACAGAGCTGATTAGCAGCTATTCCTTTTAGGAGTGGTCCACAGttcctaggattctctctctaggGTCTTAGAcctgatgcattttatttttattacctgaCAGGTTCCTGTAGGTTTTTACACTTTTGACACGAGGTATAATGGCCatttgagaaatttatttttctgaaattttttgcATGGTTGAtatacattagtttcaggtatacaacatagtgattcaaaaacTCTATGCATTATGCTGTGCTCCCCATAAATGTAGTTACTACCTGTCACATGCAATACTATTATAgtactattgactatattccgtataacttttattttaaattgtgttgaCAAGGTGAACTTTACCTTGGAGAGGAAAGGAGGTACTTCTTTTCTGGCAGTAAGAaacatgtaacattttatattaactaCTCAAGCTCAATACCAAATATGTAGTCAACCACGTATGCTAgcactgtatatgtatattctttttaaaatctcatgtTTCATtgttcagattaaaaaaatgttaatgtttatttttgagagagagagcaagtgggggagggtcagagagaaagggagacagaatccaaagcaggctccaggctctgagctgtcagcacagaacccaatgcagggctcgctcatgaactgtgagatcatgacctgagccaaagttggacacttaactgactgagccactcaggccccccctttttgcagaaaaaaatgttatgtcaAAGAgtacacatatttgaaaaaaaggaaatattaccTACACCCTATATAAGAATGACTCAAGTGAAAATAGTGAAATAgtgtacattaaaagaatatttggagattaagtcTTTAGCTGAAAATACATACTactcatgaaaaataaaacagaatttgagcTCAGCTACTTATTCATAAAGTGATTATCATTCAACATTTTTTACAAGATGGCTAAAAAGTCGAGTATTTTCAAGACACATgtactttaattaaaatgaatataacaccAATTTTCAAGTGAGAATTTAGCAGATTTACAGTTAACTTTTTACATGAAGCCAAAGATCAGATTGCTCTACTTTAATATTAATGGCTTAATAGTGTGCCACATGGCTAATGAATCTAAGtaaaaaacaatatatacaaTGGCAGTCTTCAAAATAAACTTACTACATACAAAAAAAGTTCTGGCACACTACATTTAGATGactgtttaaatatataaatttctaaactttattgcatttattacaattgaatttcttctaaatttttttttgtattttcaaaatcagGGTAAAGAGCGCATTACATTAGATATTATCAAAAGAGTGAGTGTCTTCATAATGGCTTTTATAAAACTGATTCAAACATACTTTTATGCATGAATATAattgtaatgtattttaaatgtgattgAATAGCTAAGAGTGTCACTTTATGTTGTTTACAAtcttttcttggatttttaacCAATTCTCTCAAGTCAAAAACACGAAGCATGAGGATCCAATCATATACCATAAGTTGAATCGTATATAGAATTATAATAGTACACTATTGTTTTATGTCATGAGATATTTATTTCATGGGTATTTTCTGAAAGTCTCTTTATGGTTAAATTCatggttaaatttttttacaatttaatatAGAAGATGCTTTTAAATGGGATCTAGAACACTAAGAATAAAAAGTGCTACtcttttaatttcagtaaatttTAGATGTATGATCATTTGCTTactagtttttaaattcttttgataTTCTAAATTAtgtaaaaccaacaaaaactaaTCGCATTGAAAAATGTTCCTCTCTCCACGGATAATTGAAATGTAACAGCACTACTACTAAGTTCTTTAGACTAAGGATAAGTGAGTCTTTGTAATTAAGCCAATGTAGTACCTGAATTCTCAATGATAATTTTACAGTAAGCATACAATAACATTTAGACTTTACGTGGACATGTAACAAAGTCAGTATAAAATTcaatttggagtttatttttaaacagaacaTGTGAGCCAAAAAACGTTTCTGCCTGTGGCTGTGACTAGgtccatttttcattttgaaattgtaGATATTTATGAAAGTAACTGgactttttctaaataaatatttattaataaagtaaCAAAGTATTTAATAGTAATAAAGTATTGCTTTATACTTTAATAGTATTGCTTTATACTTTATACTGTATGCTTTATACTTTAAAAGTATTGCTTTATActttaatagtaataaataaagtATTGCTTCTACACTATGGGACATGGGGGTGTTTGACCTTAATCCAAAATTTAGATACAGAGTTTTAAGAGCTGTTTCTGTAGGGACTATAGAGTTCACACATGTCATCGTGTTTAAACTGAGTAACTGATTAGTTTGAAAAGTGCATGGTTAAAAACTGGGTAGACTTTCTGGTAGCTTGTTACGGTAAGACCAATTTCATAAGAGTTAGAACATGATTATgcctaaagaataaaaaaaataaaacatctcccaaataaaaaaaaaacatgtttagcAAATTTACACTTAAAATGTATATGCAGTTAAAGATAGACTTTGTGAGTGTTGCGtatttcaaacagaaaataaagagtgCTGAATGAATACTACTTTCATCTGTTAATCatcagaaattaaatatttcattaagtagaaacatttttatatatattatttcatgtatgcttttattaaatgaaagttaatataacaaaataatcatttttaatttcaaaacaaaaagttaatgTACAACTTAAACACTAATAACAGCAGTTTTTGACAATATTAGTCCTTAAGGGgacaataaaacaaagattttctATACAGTCAAAACAGACTGATTAAACCATAAAAGAATTATGATTCATGCATTGCATATATTACACTGTTTATTGAATTTACACCTATATAGTTTAGGCAATcagttctttgctttcatttactTGTGATTATAATGATATAAACTGTGTTGTAAGTCAAATGATGCAGGCAGCTGTAATGAATACCTGAGGAAGGGTTTTGAGAGCATTTTTGAGAATAATTATTGGAGATGattcctaataatttttttaacaggtGAAAAGACACACGATGTTCATATAAATTCTTAAACCATTATATCAGATTCCAAACATTCTTCCCTTGAGAATAACTTTCTGCACTGAAGACAGAATCTGTTTTATCTTACTTTGATTGTTACTGGCTGGGTGGGGTCAAGTTCAGAGGTAAAGCATGCTGTTGATTATCTAGGTCTGCAATGAGAGCAAAATAGGAAGCGATGGTATTTGTGTTGAGGATTTGCTGACCTTGTTTTTATCCACTTTCCCTTAATCAGAACCATTTCACAAAACTTTTCTGTCACAGTAGGTTCAAATATATAGTACAAGCAATGTCAAAAACTCCTCTATAGTATTCTTCAAAATTTAATACAGTGTGATTATTAGGCATGATGTATTTAGAATTCATCCCTAGGATAGCATACAGTGGCTAActggatagaagaaaaaaaaatccacaggttCTATCTGTATGAGTGGTCCTATGAAGATGCTTGCTTACATCATTATAGTAATTTATTCTTGTCATTTTCTGAGAAAGTGGATTACTATTATTGTACTAATTTCCCATCGTCTGATCATTCTGAGAAATGGCAAATTAAGTTGTAAGTTTAACACTAATCTTGcctcttttcaaagaaattttacttcaaaatcactgattgaaaataaatttcatcacCTGATGGACTATTTTATGATAAATTGTTAATTTACTGTTAATTCTACtgttgttaatttatttctgtatgaGTATCTCTAAACCCTGaagatttatatgtatttttgattAGTACTGCCCAATTGCttctctttaataaataatattcatgtaagcatatattttttactatatttctaattacaaatattaactaTAAGAAGTGGAGAATGACATACACTCTATTATTAAAGAGATtcattgttggggcgcctgggtggctcagtcggttaagtgttcgactttggctcaggtcatgatctcatggtttgtgagtttgagccctgtgtcaggctctgtgctaattgctcagagcctggagcctgcttcagattctgtagtctcctctctctgcccctcccctgctcgtgctctctcaataataaataaacattaaaaagaaatattcattattAGCATACAGGTAGATTAATTTGTCACAATATGACAAACAACTGATCACAACATTAAACGTGATAGGTACCATGAATGTATGATGTTTTTACATGGGGATGTTATTACatacaataaagtattttaaatgagattatttcaaTCATTAAATTGGTAAAAGTAAAATGTAGGAAtggatttaagatacaaaaatattttcacttccatGGCCTTAAAGTGCtaagtaattttctttattttggtaaaaatagttaaaaacaagaaggaaatccgATGacaggtaagaaagaaaaaaaattgatactaACAGTTGGTCTCTGATTaacattgaattttaaaaacatgaataacaATTGTGAACTATGTTTTCTTAATAACTGATAAGCAATTGTTAACTTTTATGAAACAACTTTCCACAGCTTCTAAAATCTGTAATTCATCGATGTGAAGCAGACACATTAGACGGACAAAACACCAAGCGTGCTATGGTTTATCAAAATTCCTCAAAGGATGATGCAGGCCTTCCTCACACAATAGGATTCACAGTAAGACTGATGTTATGATTACATTCCCTTAAGTATTTTTATTGGAGACTTTAGTGTTCAAACTCTGGATGACTGAATCACTGAAAAAATTCTCCATGAAACATGTACACTATCGTTTAAGCCTTATTTTCCTCAGTAGACACACCAAATATGCACACAATCTATTTCTTTGGGCCCAGAATACAAGTTTGATGTAACTGTGAACTAATTATGTAACACAAGCATTTACTGTGAAATGAAAGTATCAAAGTAGAATTTCAACTGCAAATTCAGAACATTGTgcacttttctctcattttttcagTGCAGCATTGTGAAGGGTGGCAATGacattaccatttttaaaaaagaacaaattctttttattaagtgTATCAGTGTACACTGATTGACAGTTattcctaaaacaaaaaatatttattgatttctagaaTTATAAATGCATTAAGAAAGAGGCAGCTCATGATCGAAGGCATAAGCAGCTCTTtccttactgtatttttcagaCCACTTGCGAGTTAGTTCTAGATAAAGACTTGGTTTATGAGGTCGGTAATCTAGGTATACTGTATTACTGGCTCTTTTGGGAACAGCTTTTTCAATCTGAGTTCCTTCGTGCCACTCATTAAAAGAGGTGATGGAAATTACACTGGGGTGGGCATGGAGTGCAGCACCCAGGGCAGTTTCATAGTACTTCCCGCTGATTCGGTTCCGAGTATTTTGAGCGTTCCACGGACGGATGCTGGTGTCTATGTATCCTGGGCCCACACTTGGGATAAACAGTAGGTTGAACTGATCACAAAAAAATTTTAGCCCTGCCCAGTTCTCATAGGATGAGCCGTAAGTAAAGCCGTTTGTGGCAAAATATGTGTAAATTCCATCAAAACCACCTTGTAGAATATCATACCTATGTTTGCTTTCTACCAGAAGTGCAATGAACAGTCCATCATAAGGAGAGTTGCGAATGCTTTGAGACCCTGTGGTGGTTAACAGATTGGCCCATTTTTCAGGCTTTGTGATATAGGAATCATAGATATAAAACATAGGAAGGGCATTGCCAGTCTTAGTCTTGTACCTATAAAAGGCTGGATGATTTCCATacctaaaatacaaaaatatgtaaaaatgaaatgaatatctGCAACTCATTTTCCATAGACCATAACTGTTTCTATATTGAAAATGAAGGTAATGCATGCAGTTTAATAAGCACATTGTTCACTTTCTTTGAGGGGGATCAGTTGTATTATGGGTAATGATTGgaaaagtattttcaattttGCAGATTAGaaaaatgacatactggataCATCAAGACATTACGTAACAACAAATTAATTATCTTATATTGAGATTTACAAATAATGACCAATACCATAAAAAGCCCATTTTCTACATGAATATGTCAACTGCTTCCTACTAATCAATGTCTCCCTGTTGCTGATGAGTTTCTTTTTAAGAGTATATAGTATCTGTCACAGTTCTCACCAGTAAAATCcttgaacaaaattaataaatgtttccttataatcagattaaatataaatattagatgTGAGTCCACTGATAGAGAAGCAGTTCATGTTTCACAATTAGACAAAACTCAATATTTGTGGTTTAATaacatcaatttaaaatattttatatcatttatatgatATGAGAAATCATAAACAGCTTAATAAACACAAACAGTAAAGTGAACAATTTACACAGAAAGTGAATTATAAGGAATTTCATAAATATTCCTCAAAATGATTAGTTTTAATGTATCAGATAACTCATTCAAATCtctcaaatacatttaaatttactCTTCTTATAACTGTAATTATCACTGgctcataaaaaataattataaacacagAAGAAACTCACTTGTCTataatatatttgacatttttgtacatgttttGATCATCCCGATTGCTATATGGCTCGATGTGAA
This region includes:
- the MANEA gene encoding glycoprotein endo-alpha-1,2-mannosidase isoform X2, with the translated sequence MAKFRRRTCIILSLFILFIFSLMMGLKMLRPNKATFGDPFGLELLPELHQQTHLGKNLDSQNNDKINSETNIKNLKSVEITLKPSKASEPYLEELRPLNYYLHVFYYSWYGNPQFDGKYIHWNHPILKHWDPRITKNYPQGKHNPPDDIGSSFYPELGIYSSRDPSVIETHMKQMCSASIGVLALSWYPPGTNDENGENTDDLVPTILDKAHKYNLKVTFHIEPYSNRDDQNMYKNVKYIIDKYGNHPAFYRYKTKTGNALPMFYIYDSYITKPEKWANLLTTTGSQSIRNSPYDGLFIALLVESKHRYDILQGGFDGIYTYFATNGFTYGSSYENWAGLKFFCDQFNLLFIPSVGPGYIDTSIRPWNAQNTRNRISGKYYETALGAALHAHPSVISITSFNEWHEGTQIEKAVPKRASNTVYLDYRPHKPSLYLELTRKWSEKYSKERAAYAFDHELPLS